The following are encoded in a window of Oncorhynchus mykiss isolate Arlee chromosome Y, USDA_OmykA_1.1, whole genome shotgun sequence genomic DNA:
- the LOC110509640 gene encoding alpha-2B adrenergic receptor, with the protein MAMIPDITCLSGPRVNLNISFTFGPTPCNQTVLRTAPYSPEATALFATAITLMMILTIVGNILVIIAVLTSRSLRGPQNLFLVSLAAADILVATLIIPFSLANELQGYWAFRSLWCEIYLALDVLFCTSSIAHLCAISLDRYLSISRPVSYGAQRTPARIKAAIVVVWLLSAAISFPPLLSLDKSEGGVEVCELNNERWYILYSTIGSFFAPCLIMIGVYIKIYQIAKQHTRCPPGEKPNLNTTPGNASSNTPTAHEPGPVISPQPKPLSQLQHNRGEGGKADGQSKNAVPSKSLPVSSPSSPPPQSETQAKTPTGPQIEPQPQTQPSSPTSVPTSPQPPSPTIALSPTLPLADTQPGETHRQGERQEKRQRNTTNDDSFSSGSEAEAEMSGKRKGWGGNRTVKNNGGSKSGGAGLKIQPLSSLTSHKFKNTVATPTSTELAFDRPGKAQVTPMSRRKAMVNREKRFTFVLAVVIGVFVICWFPFFFSYSLQAICPETCTLPDPLFKFFFWIGYCNSCLNPVIYTIFNQDFRKAFKKILCRDTKGTNF; encoded by the coding sequence ATGGCCATGATCCCAGATATTACATGCCTGTCAGGGCCAAGGGTGAACTTGAACATCAGCTTCACCTTCGGGCCCACCCCCTGCAACCAGACAGTACTGCGAACCGCACCCTATTCCCCAGAGGCCACTGCGTTGTTCGCCACCGCGATCACCCTCATGATGATCCTCACCATCGTGGGCAACATCCTGGTCATCATCGCCGTACTGACCTCGCGCTCGCTCCGCGGCCCACAGAACCTCTTCCTGGTCTCGCTGGCCGCAGCCGACATCCTGGTGGCTACCCTCATCATCCCCTTCTCGCTGGCCAATGAGCTCCAGGGATACTGGGCGTTCCGCTCACTGTGGTGTGAGATCTACCTGGCGTTGGACGTCCTCTTCTGCACGTCCTCCATCGCTCACCTCTGTGCCATCTCATTGGACCGCTACCTGTCCATCTCCCGGCCCGTGTCCTATGGCGCCCAACGGACCCCCGCGCGCATCAAGGCGGCCATTGTGGTGGTCTGGCTTCTCTCGGCcgccatctccttccctcccctcctctccctggataagagcgagggaggggtggaggtgtgtgagCTGAACAACGAGCGTTGGTATATTCTCTACTCCACCATCGGCTCGTTCTTCGCCCCGTGTCTCATCATGATCGGGGTCTACATCAAGATCTACCAGATTGCCAAGCAACACACAAGATGTCCGCCAGGGGAAAAACCCAACCTTAACACAACTCCCGGCAACGCGTCTAGCAACACTCCAACAGCCCACGAACCTGGACCTGTCATTAGCCCCCAGCCCAAGCCTCTCAGCCAACTACAGCAcaacagaggggagggagggaaagcagACGGACAATCCAAGAATGCCGTACCTTCGAAgagtctccctgtctcctccccctcatctcctcctccccagaGCGAGACCCAGGCCAAGACCCCTACCGGCCCACAGATTGAACCACAACCCCAGACCCAGCCTTCTTCACCAACCTCTGTCCCCACCTCACCCCAGCCTCCCTCACCCACCATAGCTCTCTCCCCCACACTCCCCCTTGCAGACACCCAACCTGGGGAGACCCacagacagggtgagagacaggagaagagacagagaaacaccacCAATGATGACAGCTTCAGCTCTGGCTCCGAGGCAGAGGCAGAGATGAGTGGAAAAAGAAAGGGGTGGGGAGGGAACAGGACAGTTAAGAATAATGGAGGGTCAAAGTCTGGAGGTGCAGGGTTAAAAATtcaacctctctcttctctgaccTCTCACAAGTTCAAAAATACTGTTGCCACACCCACCAGCACAGAGCTGGCCTTTGACAGGCCAGGGAAGGCTCAGGTCACGCCAATGTCTCGGCGCAAGGCCATGGTGAATCGCGAGAAGCGCTTCACGTTTGTCCTGGCTGTGGTAATCGGGGTGTTTGTCATCTGCTGGTTCCCTTTCTTCTTCTCATACTcgctgcaggccatctgtcctgAGACCTGCACTCTCCCAGATCCCCTCTTCAAGTTCTTCTTCTGGATTGGCTACTGCAACTCCTGTCTGAACCCTGTCATATACACCATCTTCAACCAGGACTTCAGGAAGGCCTTCAAGAAGATCCTCTGTAGGGACACCAAGGGGACAAACTTCTAG